The genomic region AGATCCGTTTTAATCCGGTCAAGCCGCGATTGCCGATCACGATTAAGTTGGCTTTGTAGATATTGGCCAGACGCACGATTTCTTCTGCCGGATCTCCGGTGACGATTTCGATGTCACTGGGGCAGGGTAATTGTTCTTGATAGGCTTGCAGTTGTTGTTCGATCTGGCGATAGGCGAGGTTGTCGGCGTAGCCGTGGGGGCGATCGGCAGCCCGTTCGAGATCGGGGTTCTGTTCGATCAACACGTGGGAGAGGACGATCTTATCGACATTTTCTAATTGCAGTTCGTGCAAACTCGCCATTACTGACTCGGATAAATTGGAAGCGTCGAGTGCTACTAAAATTGTTTTAATCACGAAATCTCCTAAAAGGATTGCAGGGACGGGCTAGCGGGATCTCCCGCAGACCGGGGCAATGTCGGTGCCCGGATTTCTCAAAAAAATTACCCCACAGGATAGTTTAGCGGCATTCCTGTCGGGATTATAGGGCGAGGGGTTGGCGAGGCGAGTCGGTGGAGCGTTGGAGCTCGTAACGCTGACGGCGATCGCCCCGGCGAAGAATCGAATTTGCTGACGTCTGCTTCCAGGAAAGGCGCTAGAAGACGTCAGCAATTGAGGTGAGCCGCGAGGCGATCGCCGGGGGTTTTTACAGGTTTTCCCGGCGCAAGCGCACCGATTCGGCATGAGAGGGCAGTCCTTCAGCTTGGGCCAGTACTTCGATCGCCCCGGCCACTTTTTGCAAGGCTTTCGGCGAATATTGAATCAAGCTCGAATGCTTCATAAATACTTCCACACTCAGGGCCGAGGCATAGCGAGCCGCCCCGGAGGTGGGTAAGGTATGATTGGGTCCGGCGAGGTAATCCCCCACCGCTTCCGGGGTGGAATTGCCCAGGAAAATTGCCCCCGCATGACGGATTTGAGGCAGTAAGTCCCACGGTTCGGCGATTTCGAGTTCGAGGTGTTCCGGTGCGAACTCGTTGGACAGTTCGGCGGCCACCTCTAGGGATTCGACCACAATCGCCACGCCGTAATGAGCGATCGCCTTTTCCGTCAGGGTTCGGCGCGGATGTTCGGCTAATTGGTTCTCCACTTCGGCGACTACTTGCTTCGCCAAGTTGCCGTCCGGGGTGATTAAAATGGCGGCGGCGAGTGGATCGTGTTCGGCTTGGGCGAGTAAGTCGGCGGCGACGTGAACCGGATTGGCTTGGGAGTCGGCAATGACTAGCACTTCCGACGGTCCGGCGAGGGAATCGATCCCGACGGTTCCGTAGACGAGTTTTTTGGCCAAGGTCACGTAAATGTTACCCGGTCCGGTAATGACGTGGACGTTGGGAATCGTTGGCGTGCCGTAAGCCAAGGCGGCGATCGCCTGGGCGCCGCCGACGCGATAAATTTCGGTGACCCCCGCTTCTTGCGCCGCCACCAACACCGCCGGATTGAGGGTTTTGTCCGGACCGGGGGGCGTACACATGACAATGCGCGGCACTCCGGCTACTTTAGCCGGAATTGCATTCATCAATACCGTACTCGGATAAGCCGCGCGCCCTCCAGGAACGTACAGTCCGGCGCGATCGACCGGGGTGTAGCGCTTGCCGAGAACCACTTCGTTTTCCCCAAACTGAACCCAAGACTTGGGAACGCGCTGTCGGTGAAAGGCTTCTACTTGGACTTTGGCCAAGCGAATCGCATCGAGTAATTCTTTCGATACCTGTTGGTAGGCGGCATCGAGTTCGGACCCACTCACCCGCAGTTCTTCCGGCTTGAGCGTCTGCCCGTCGAATTCACTGGTATAGTGCAGCAATGCCCGGTCACCTTGGCGCTGAACCGCTTGGATGACTTCTCGCACGGTGGCCTCTTTGTGAACCACGCGCTCGTCGTGGGTGCGATCGCAGATCCGTCGCAGTTCGGCTCGTGCCTCAGTCCGCTCTGTAATGATTCGCAGCATGGAGTTAGGAATGAATCAGAAGTTATGCCCGTCAGAGAACGGGTCTGGGCGACATCAACCGCCACTGCCGATGCCAGGCTGACCCGAACCCCTCTCGATCTAGCTTAACGTGGATTTTTGGTTTCCACCGTTGTCTTGGCAGCGAAGATGTTATAGTAGTATATCCAGTATTTTGTATGTTTGTTTCTTAAGGCATTTCTTCGAGCATCGATCGTGGCGAATATCAAGTCAGCAATCAAGCGCATCAAGATCAACGAGCGCAACCGCTTGCGCAACAAGTCCTATAAATCCGCCGTCAAAACCTTGATGAAAAAGGTTTTCGTGTCGATAGAGGAGTATTCTCAGAATCCGTCTGACGAACTCCGCCAAGAAATCGACCGTCGCATGAGTGCGGCTTACAGCAAGATTGACAAGGCCGTCAAGCGGGGCGCCTACCACAAGAACAATGGCTCGCGCAAGAAAGCGCGATTGGCCAAAGCGTTCAAAGCTCACGTGGAACCCTTTTCGGCGGCCTCCTGAATCCCGGCAGCCTTTGGCGATCGCCGTTGCCGAAGGCCGATGCCCTCTTCGTTCAGAAGTCGCGGGCAACTCGGTGGTGGCGACCACTGGAGTTCCCGCCCCCGCGTTCCAGGACAGTCGTGCCGATCGCGCCGCGTCCAATTCCCCTAGATCGGGAGGTTCGAGTTGAGTTCAGTTCGCGATCTGCGCGATCGCCACTTCCTCAACACTTCCATTCAACCTACGGCCTTATCGGGTATCAGGTTATCCGCTTCGCGGACATTGAAGCCTTCAGCCTCCCGATCTCGTAGGTCGTTTTCGTGTGGCCGTCCGTTTTCCGCCGTCGAAAGCGCTACAATGAATCCTGGAGACCAGATTTCATCCATCCCCGAACAGCCAGCCACCTTGCCCCATGCAATTGGTAGATACCCACGTACATATCAATTTCGAGCGGTTCCAGTCCGATTTAGAAGCAGTTCGACAACGGTGGCAAGAGGCCGGAGTAGTCCGGCTCGTTCATTCGTGCGTCACTCCCGAAGAGTTTGACAGCATCCAAGCCTTAGCCAATCAGTTTGAAGAACTTTCCTTCGCCGTCGGTTTGCATCCTTTAGAAGCCCATCAATGGCGAAGCGATACGGCTCGGCAGATCGAAACCTTAGCCCGCCGCGATCCGCGCGTAGTCGCCATTGGCGAAATGGGCCTGGATTTTTATAAAGCGGCAAACCAACAACAGCAAAAAGAAGTTTTTGAAGCCCAACTCAAAATTGCCCGGGGGTTAGACAAACCCGTCATCATTCACTGTCGGGAGGCGGCTGCGGAACTGGCCGAACTGTTGCGACAGTTTACTGAAAAACAAGGCCCGATCGCGGGAGTCATGCACTGTTGGAGCGGCACTCCGGAGGAAACCCAGTGGTTTTTAGATTTGGGATTTTACATTAGTTTTAGTGGAATCGTCACCTTCAAAAAGGCCGACGACATCCAGGAATCGGCGCGGCGAGTTCCCGGCGATCGCCTGCTCGTCGAAACCGACTGTCCCTTTTTAGCACCCGTTCCCCGTCGGGGCAAGCGCAACGAACCCGCCTTCGTGCGCTACGTCGCCGAGGCGATCGCCCAATTGAGAGGGGTTGACCTCGACGAACTCGCCCGCCAAACCACCCAAAATGCCGTTCGGCTGTTCCGTTTATCCTTACCCGACGGCGAAGGCACTCCCGCCCCGGCGGCGAGTCCCTAACCGAAAGGTAGACAAAACGTAAAGATTGTAGTATAGTGGCGGGTTTATCAGCGCGCCTTGTGACCTTCACTCCTATGCCATTGGGATTCATCCGTCAACCGCCACCCCCCTATTTCCCCGAAGGGCGATCGCCCCTCGGGTCATTTGAGCCTCGACCGGACTGAAGATCGACGCCCCTAACGTGTGAATCCCTGCATTCCCCCGCACGCGGCGCGATCGGATCCGAGTCGAGCGACGTTCGCAGCCCTTGCCTCCATTGAAGCGTATCGGTGAAAGAGACTCCTAGTCATGAACAACCCAACAATCAGCAGCGCACCCACGTTTACCCTGCCCGACCTCGTAGAAATCCAGCGATCGAGCTTTCGTTGGTTTCTCGAAGAAGGACTGATCGAAGAACTCGATAGTTTCTCGCCGATTACCGATTACACCGGAAAATTAGAACTCCATTTTATTGGTAAAGATTACAAACTCAAACGCCCGAAATACGACGTAGACGAAGCCAAACGGCGCGACAGCACCTACGCCGTGCAGATGTACGTCCCCACGCGGCTGATCAACAAAGAAACCGGAGAAATCAAAGAACAAGAAGTCTTCATCGGCGACTTGCCCTTGATGACCGAACGCGGCACCTTCATCATCAACGGCGCCGAACGAGTCATCGTCAACCAAATCGTGCGATCGCCAGGAGTCTACTACAAATCCGACACCGATAAAAATGGCCGCCGGACCTACAACGCTTCCTTAATCCCCAACCGAGGTGCGTGGCTCAAATTTGAAACCGACAAAAACGATCTCGTCTGGGTCCGGATCGACAAAACCCGCAAACTCTCCACCCAAATTCTACTCAAAGCCCTCGGTCTGACCGACAACGAAATTTTCGACGCCCTGCGCCACCCCGAATACTTCCAAAAAACCATCGAAAAAGAAGGGCAATTCACCGAAGAAGAAGCCCTCATGGAGCTGTACAAAAAACTGCGACCCGGCGAACCGCCCACGGTTTCCGGAGGCTCCCAGTTGCTCGAATCGCGCTTCTTCGACCCCAAACGCTACGACTTAGGGCGGGTCGGACGCTACAAACTCAACCGCAAACTGCGCTTGAACGTCCCCGAAACCACCCGAGTCCTGACCCCTCAAGACATTTTGACGGCGATCGACTACCTGATCAACCTCAAATTTGACATCGGTTCCACCGACGACATCGACCACCTCGGCAACCGTCGGGTGCGCTCCGTCGGCGAACTGCTGCAAAACCAAGTGCGCGTCGGTTTGAACCGCCTAGAGCGGATCATCCGCGAGCGCATGACCGTTTCCGACGCCGACTCCTTAACCCCTGCCTCCTTAGTCAACCCCAAACCCCTGGTCGCGGCGATTAAAGAATTCTTCGGCTCCTCCCAACTCTCCCAGTTCATGGACCAGACCAACCCCCTCGCCGAATTGACCCACAAGCGCCGCTTGAGCGCCCTCGGTCCGGGGGGTCTGACCCGAGAACGGGCTGGATTTGCCGTGCGTGACATTCACCCCTCCCACTACGGGCGGATCTGCCCCATCGAAACCCCAGAAGGTCCCAACGCGGGCTTGATCGGCTCCCTGGCGACCCACGCCAAAGTCAATGCCTACGGCTTTATCGAAACCCCGTACTATCCCGTAGAAGACGGGCGCGTTTTGCGCGATCGCCCCCCCATCTTCATGACCGCCGACGAAGAAGACGACCTGCGCGTCGCCCCCGGAGACATCCCCATGGACGCCGACGGCTACATCCTCGGCGACACCGTACCCGTGCGCTACCGCCAGGACTTCACCACCACCAGTCCCGACCAAGTCGACTACGTGGCGGTCTCCCCGGTCCAAATCATCTCCGTCGCCACTTCCTTAATTCCCTTCCTGGAACACGACGACGCCAACCGGGCCCTGATGGGATCCAACATGCAACGTCAGGCCGTTCCCCTGTTGAAACCGGAACGTCCCCTCGTCGGAACGGGCTTAGAAGCCCAAGCCGCCCGGGATAGCGGCATGGTCGTCGTCGCGCGCACCAACGGCACCGTCACCTTTTGCGATGCCACCAAAATTCGCGTCCGGCGCGACGATACCGGGTTGGAAATGGAATATGCCCTGCAAAAATACCAGCGCTCCAACCAAGACACCTGCTTAAACCAGCGCCCCTTAGTCTTTGAAGGCGACGAAGTAGAAGTCGGTCAAGTCCTCGCCGACGGGTCCGCCACCGAAGGCGGCGAACTCGCCCTCGGACAAAACATCTTAGTAGCGTACATGCCTTGGGAAGGCTACAACTACGAAGACGCCATCCTCATTAGCGAGCGATTGGTCTACGACGACGTCTATACCTCGATTCACATCGAAAAATACGAAATCGAAGCGCGCCAGACCAAATTAGGCCCGGAAGAAATTACCCGAGAAATCCCCAACGTCGGCGAAGACGCCCTGCGTCAGTTAGACGAAAACGGGATTATTCGGATCGGGGCTTGGGTGGAAGCCGGAGATATTCTCGTCGGTAAAGTCACCCCCAAAGGCGAATCCGACCAACCCCCGGAAGAAAAACTGCTGCGCGCCATTTTCGGCGAAAAAGCGCGCGACGTGCGCGACAACTCCCTGCGCGTCCCCAACGGCGAAAAAGGTCGGGTGGTAGACGTGCGCGTGTTCACCCGGGAACAAGGGGACGAACTGCCTCCGGGAGCGAATATGGTCGTTCGCGTCTACGTCGCCCAGAAACGCAAGATCCAAGTCGGGGATAAAATGGCGGGTCGCCACGGGAATAAAGGAATTATTTCCCGGATTTTACCCGTAGAAGATATGCCCTACCTGCCCGACGGTCGCCCGGTGGATATCGTCTTGAATCCGTTGGGGGTACCGTCGCGGATGAACGTCGGCCAGATTTTTGAATGCTTGCTCGGCTGGGCCGGGGAATGTTTGAACTCGCGGTTTAAAGTGGTGCCGTTCGACGAAATGCACGGTCCCCAGAAATCGCGGGAGTCAGTTCACGCCAAGCTCGGCGAAGCCCGCGAGAAGTTGCATAAAGATTGGATTTTCAACGAAGAGCATCCCGGTAAGACGATGGTCTACGACGGACGAACCGGAGAACCGTTCGATCGCCCGGTGACCGTCGGTAAGGCGTACATGCTCAAGCTGGTTCACTTGGTAGACGACAAGATCCACGCTCGTTCCACCGGACCGTACTCCCTGGTGACCCAGCAACCCTTGGGTGGGAAAGCTCAACAAGGGGGACAGCGTTTCGGAGAAATGGAGGTGTGGGCCCTCGAAGCTTTCGGCGCGGCGTATACGTTGCAAGAGTTGCTCACGGTCAAGTCCGACGACATGCAAGGACGCAACGAGGCGTTAAATGCGATCGTCAAAGGCAAGGCGATTCCGCGTCCGGGAACTCCCGAATCGTTCAAGGTGTTGATGCGCGAACTGCAATCCCTGTGTTTGGATATTGCGGTTCACAAAGTAGAAACCAAAGATGACGGCACCTCTCAGGATGTGGAAGTGGATTTGATGGCCGATGTCAACAGCCGCCGCACCCCTTCGCGTCCGACTTACGAATCCGTATCCAAGGAGGCATTGGAAGAAGACGAATAATTGAGCCAGACCCCGACCCGGAGGGAACTCGCTGGGGAACCCTCCCCCCTCGGGGAGGCGACGCAATATCCGGCTTCAAGGGACAGTGAGGCTCGATCGAGCTTTTTCAAGGATTGCGTTGACTTGGAGTTGTGGGCGATCGCACCTTCGCCAAGCCGCTTGGAAACAGGAGGCTGCCGTCTGTGGAGCGCAGCCCGAGAGTGTAATTAGCAAGAACGTCACGCTTATTTCAGAGGGAAACAATGCCAAAGCTCGAACAGCGTTTTGATTATGTCAAAATTGGTCTGGCATCTCCGGATCGGATTCGTGTATGGGGGGAAAGAACGCTACCAAACGGGCAAGTGGTCGGGGAAGTCACCAAACCCGAAACGATCAACTACCGCACCCTCAAACCGGAAATGGACGGGCTGTTTTGCGAGCGGATTTTCGGTCCGGCCAAAGATTGGGAATGTCATTGCGGTAAATACAAGCGCGTCCGCCACCGGGGGATCGTGTGCGAGCGCTGCGGCGTCGAAGTGACCGAATCGCGAGTGCGCCGTCACCGGATGGGCTATATTAAGTTAGCCGCTCCGGTGGCTCACGTGTGGTATCTCAAAGGGATTCCCAGTTACATGTCGATCTTGCTGGACATGCCCTTGCGCGATGTCGAGCAAATTGTTTACTTCAATGCCTATGTGGTTCTCAATCCGGGCAATGCGGAGAATTTGCAGTACAAACAACTGCTCACCGAAGACGCCTGGATGGAAATCGAGGATCGACTGTATAGCGAAGACACCGAACTCACCGGGGTCGAAGTCGGGATCGGGGCCGAAGCCCTGCAACGCCTGCTCCAAGATATCAATTTAGAGTCGGAAGCCGAAAGCCTGCGCGAAGAGATCGCCAACTCCAAAGGACAAAAGCGGGCCAAACTGATCAAACGGCTGCGGGTGATCGATAACTTCGTCGCCACCGGATCCCAAGCCGAATGGATGGTGTTATCCTACATTCCCGTGATTCCGCCGGATTTGCGCCCGATGGTACAGCTCGACGGCGGACGGTTTGCCACCTCCGACCTCAACGACTTGTATCGCCGGGTGATCAACCGCAACAACCGTCTGGCGAGATTGCAAGAGATTCTGGCGCCGGAGATTATCATCCGCAACGAAAAACGGATGTTGCAAGAAGCGGTAGACGCCCTGATCGACAACGGGCGCCGGGGTCGCACCGTGGTCGGCGCCAACAACCGACCGCTCAAATCCCTGTCCGACATTATCGAAGGGAAACAAGGGCGCTTCCGTCAGAACTTGCTCGGGAAGCGGGTCGATTATTCCGGTCGTTCCGTGATCGTGGTCGGGCCGAAACTGAAGATCCACCAATGCGGACTGCCTCGGGAAATGGCGATCGAGTTGTTCCAACCGTTCGTGATTCACCGTTTGATTCGCGCCGGACTGGTTAACAACATCAAAGCGGCGAAGAAACTGATTCAGCGTAACGATCCGAGCATTTGGGACGTTCTCGAAGAAGTGATCGAAGGACACCCGGTGATGCTCAACCGGGCGCCGACGTTGCACCGCTTGGGAATTCAAGCCTTCGAGCCGATTTTGGTAGAAGGGCGCGCCATTCAACTGCACCCGTTGGTCTGTCCCGCCTTTAACGCCGACTTCGACGGCGACCAAATGGCGGTTCACGTCCCGTTATCCTTAGAAGCGCAAGCGGAAGCGCGCTTGTTGATGCTGGCGTCGAACAATATCATGTCTCCGGCGACGGGGCGTCCGATCGTGACGCCGTCCCAGGATATGGTGTTGGGTTGTTACTATTTAACCGCAGAAAACCCGCACCAACAAAAAGGGGCCGGGCGTCATTTTGCCAATCTCGACGACGCGATCGTTGCTTACGAACAACAAGAAGTGGATTTACACGCTTACGTGTGGGTGCGCCTCGACCCCGAAGAGTGGGACGTCGAAGAGGAGGCGTTGGAAGGAAAACCGAAAGTCGAGACTTTAGCCGATGGAACCGTCAGCAAGACGTACCCGTACAGTCGGGTTCGCGAGGATGCGGACGGAAACGTGTTATCGCTCTACGTTTACACGACGCCGGGACGGATTATTTTTAACAAGACGATTCAGGAAGCGCTGGCGGTTTGAGATGGGAAACGCCGCCCGTGTTTTTGCCAAGGCGCCGCCCGATCGCCAAGCGGTCGGGATGGCTGGAGCGATCGAGGAGTTTGCAAAGCGAGGGAAGCTTTAAAAGATGGCTGAAAAAAAATCGATGATTTTCCGCAATCGAGTGGTCAACAAAGGACAACTCAAGAATTTGATTTATTGGTCGTTTACCAACTTCGGGACGGCCCGGACGGCGGAAGTGGCAGACCGTTTGAAAGACTTGGGGTTTCGTTATGCGACGAAAGCCGGAGTGTCGATTAGCGTTGACGATTTGATGATTCCCCCGAGCAAACGGGAACTCCTCGACGAAGCCGAACGGGAGATTTACGAAACCGAGACGCGCTATACCCGAGGGGAGATTACGGAAGTCGAGCGGTTCCAAAAAGTGATCGATACGTGGAACTCGACGAGTGAGAACCTCAAAGACGAAGTTGTGAGGCACTTTAAATCCTCCGACCCCCTCAATAGTGTATACATGATGGCGTTTAGCGGGGCGCGGGGGAATATCTCCCAAGTGCGGCAGTTGGTGGGAATGCGGGGCTTGATGGCGGACCCGCAAGGACAGATTATCGGCTTGCCGATCAAAACCAACTTCCGGGAGGGGCTGACGGTAACGGAGTATATTATTTCGTCCTACGGGGCGCGCAAGGGCTTGGTCGATACGGCGCTGCGGACGGCGGACTCGGGTTACCTGACCCGGCGCTTGGTGGACGTGTCTCAGGACGTGATCGTGCGCGAGATCGATTGCTCGACGATGCGGGGGATTCCGTTGCGGGCGATGACCGACGGCGATCGCGTGTTGATTCCACTGCGCGATCGCCTGCTGGGACGAGCCCTGGCGCGCGATGTCATCGATCCGAAGACCGGAGAACCCGTCAGTAGCATTCAGTTTACGAGCCGGGATAAGGAACCGAGACGGATTTATGCAGTTCGCAACCAACCGATTTCCGACGAGCTGGCGCGGGCGATCGAAGCGGCGGGAGTCGAGGAAGTGTTCGTGCGATCGCCCCTGACTTGCGAGGCGACGCGATCGGTGTGCCAGCATTGCTACGGGTGGAGCTTGGCCCACGCTCATTTAGTCGATATGGGCGAGGCGGTCGGCATCATCGCGGCACAGTCGATCGGGGAACCAGGGACCCAATTGACGATGCGGACGTTCCACACCGGGGGCGTGTTCACCGGGGAGGTGGCGCGAACGGTGGTGGCGCCGTTCGACGGTACCGTGCGTTACGAAGCGTCGATGCGGGTGCGACCGTTCCGCACGCGCCACGGTCAGGATGCGTTCGTGGTGGAAAGCCCCAACGCGCAGTTGAGCGTGGTGGACGGTCAGGGTCGCAGTGAAAGTTTCAGTCTGACCCAAGGTTCGACGGTGTTCGTGGCCGATGGCGGGGCGATCGCCGCCACTAAGATCGTCGCCGAGGTCCTCGCGGCGGGCCGTTCTTCGCGCAAGACGACGGAGAAGGCGACCATGGACGTGGATGCGGATTTGGCCGGAGAAGCATTGTTCGCCGACCTGGTACCGGAAGAGAAAAAAGACCGCCAGGGGAATACGACACGGATCGCCCAACGCGGCGGCTTGATTTGGATTCTCTCCGGTGAAGTGTATAACTTGCTGCCCGGGGCCGAACCCGTGGTCAAGAATGGCGATCGCGTCGAAGCCGGGAGCGTGCTGGCGGAAACGAAGCTCGTGACCGAAAATGGCGGCGTCGTGCGCTTGGCGCCGGACCAGAAGACCGACGGCCCGCGCGAGGTCGAAATTATTACGGCGTCGGTCCTGCTCGATCGCGCGATCGTGCGATCGGAATCCATGGGAGGTCACGACCGTTACATTATCGAAACGGCGGGCAATCAGTTGTTCTCCCTGAAAGCGACCCCGGGGACGAAAGTCCTCAACCATCAAGTGGTCGCCGAGTTGATCGACGAACGCTACCGCACCCAAACCGGGGGCATCCTCAAATACGGCGGGGTAGAAGTTCAGAAGCGCGGCAAGGCGAAGCAAGGCTACGAAGTCGTCAAAGGCGGGACCTTGCTCTGGGTACCGGAAGAATGCCACGAGGTCAATAAAGATATTTCCCTGTTGCAGGTAGAAGACGGCCAGTACGTCGAAGCCGCGACCGAGGTGGTCAAAGATATCAA from Oxynema aestuarii AP17 harbors:
- the rpsT gene encoding 30S ribosomal protein S20, whose protein sequence is MANIKSAIKRIKINERNRLRNKSYKSAVKTLMKKVFVSIEEYSQNPSDELRQEIDRRMSAAYSKIDKAVKRGAYHKNNGSRKKARLAKAFKAHVEPFSAAS
- the rpoB gene encoding DNA-directed RNA polymerase subunit beta, whose amino-acid sequence is MNNPTISSAPTFTLPDLVEIQRSSFRWFLEEGLIEELDSFSPITDYTGKLELHFIGKDYKLKRPKYDVDEAKRRDSTYAVQMYVPTRLINKETGEIKEQEVFIGDLPLMTERGTFIINGAERVIVNQIVRSPGVYYKSDTDKNGRRTYNASLIPNRGAWLKFETDKNDLVWVRIDKTRKLSTQILLKALGLTDNEIFDALRHPEYFQKTIEKEGQFTEEEALMELYKKLRPGEPPTVSGGSQLLESRFFDPKRYDLGRVGRYKLNRKLRLNVPETTRVLTPQDILTAIDYLINLKFDIGSTDDIDHLGNRRVRSVGELLQNQVRVGLNRLERIIRERMTVSDADSLTPASLVNPKPLVAAIKEFFGSSQLSQFMDQTNPLAELTHKRRLSALGPGGLTRERAGFAVRDIHPSHYGRICPIETPEGPNAGLIGSLATHAKVNAYGFIETPYYPVEDGRVLRDRPPIFMTADEEDDLRVAPGDIPMDADGYILGDTVPVRYRQDFTTTSPDQVDYVAVSPVQIISVATSLIPFLEHDDANRALMGSNMQRQAVPLLKPERPLVGTGLEAQAARDSGMVVVARTNGTVTFCDATKIRVRRDDTGLEMEYALQKYQRSNQDTCLNQRPLVFEGDEVEVGQVLADGSATEGGELALGQNILVAYMPWEGYNYEDAILISERLVYDDVYTSIHIEKYEIEARQTKLGPEEITREIPNVGEDALRQLDENGIIRIGAWVEAGDILVGKVTPKGESDQPPEEKLLRAIFGEKARDVRDNSLRVPNGEKGRVVDVRVFTREQGDELPPGANMVVRVYVAQKRKIQVGDKMAGRHGNKGIISRILPVEDMPYLPDGRPVDIVLNPLGVPSRMNVGQIFECLLGWAGECLNSRFKVVPFDEMHGPQKSRESVHAKLGEAREKLHKDWIFNEEHPGKTMVYDGRTGEPFDRPVTVGKAYMLKLVHLVDDKIHARSTGPYSLVTQQPLGGKAQQGGQRFGEMEVWALEAFGAAYTLQELLTVKSDDMQGRNEALNAIVKGKAIPRPGTPESFKVLMRELQSLCLDIAVHKVETKDDGTSQDVEVDLMADVNSRRTPSRPTYESVSKEALEEDE
- a CDS encoding TatD family hydrolase; this translates as MQLVDTHVHINFERFQSDLEAVRQRWQEAGVVRLVHSCVTPEEFDSIQALANQFEELSFAVGLHPLEAHQWRSDTARQIETLARRDPRVVAIGEMGLDFYKAANQQQQKEVFEAQLKIARGLDKPVIIHCREAAAELAELLRQFTEKQGPIAGVMHCWSGTPEETQWFLDLGFYISFSGIVTFKKADDIQESARRVPGDRLLVETDCPFLAPVPRRGKRNEPAFVRYVAEAIAQLRGVDLDELARQTTQNAVRLFRLSLPDGEGTPAPAASP
- a CDS encoding DNA-directed RNA polymerase subunit beta', which translates into the protein MAEKKSMIFRNRVVNKGQLKNLIYWSFTNFGTARTAEVADRLKDLGFRYATKAGVSISVDDLMIPPSKRELLDEAEREIYETETRYTRGEITEVERFQKVIDTWNSTSENLKDEVVRHFKSSDPLNSVYMMAFSGARGNISQVRQLVGMRGLMADPQGQIIGLPIKTNFREGLTVTEYIISSYGARKGLVDTALRTADSGYLTRRLVDVSQDVIVREIDCSTMRGIPLRAMTDGDRVLIPLRDRLLGRALARDVIDPKTGEPVSSIQFTSRDKEPRRIYAVRNQPISDELARAIEAAGVEEVFVRSPLTCEATRSVCQHCYGWSLAHAHLVDMGEAVGIIAAQSIGEPGTQLTMRTFHTGGVFTGEVARTVVAPFDGTVRYEASMRVRPFRTRHGQDAFVVESPNAQLSVVDGQGRSESFSLTQGSTVFVADGGAIAATKIVAEVLAAGRSSRKTTEKATMDVDADLAGEALFADLVPEEKKDRQGNTTRIAQRGGLIWILSGEVYNLLPGAEPVVKNGDRVEAGSVLAETKLVTENGGVVRLAPDQKTDGPREVEIITASVLLDRAIVRSESMGGHDRYIIETAGNQLFSLKATPGTKVLNHQVVAELIDERYRTQTGGILKYGGVEVQKRGKAKQGYEVVKGGTLLWVPEECHEVNKDISLLQVEDGQYVEAATEVVKDIKCSSSGVVEVTQKNDILREITIKPGELHMVDDPDEVAVESGQLAYPGQEVVPGLTVDELRYVEHVETPEGPAILLRPAIEFAVPDEPAIPSQDSIGEANDNGIIRLRAVQRIPYKDGERVKSVEGLELLRTQLILEIEKEAPQLAADIELVPDPEDPELMRLQLVILESLVIRRDVAADPTQGSTATRLLVSDGDEIAPGAVVARTEIQCKEAGEVQGIREGGEAIRRVLVVREADLVKVTTTGEPSCQPRDFLVSGVEVAPGEVLEESGQVMAIAPSPEGNGYEVTLRTGRPYRVSPGAVLHVEDGSLVQRGDNLVILVFERAKTGDIIQGLPRIEELLEARKPKEACILAKGAGTAQVIYNDDESVEIKVVEPDGNVEDYPIGPGQNALVSDGEQVEAAQALTDGPANPHEILEIHFKVNQERLGVYEAALESFAKVQTFLVNEVQSVYQSQGIDISDKHIEVIVRQMTNKVRIDDGGDTTMLPGELVELRQVEQVNEAMSITGGAPAEYTPMLLGITKASLNTDSFISAASFQETTRVLTEAAIEGKSDWLRGLKENVIIGRLIPAGTGFNAYEELQASDLDVGLAMSESVLDEEDDLQDIVLDDRTARSYSTNGMFEAMGDDDGEQESSQSSKRRSRASKDEDEEFGSFDDDEELIGGDFDEDDNDDLDDDDDDDEM
- the hisD gene encoding histidinol dehydrogenase translates to MLRIITERTEARAELRRICDRTHDERVVHKEATVREVIQAVQRQGDRALLHYTSEFDGQTLKPEELRVSGSELDAAYQQVSKELLDAIRLAKVQVEAFHRQRVPKSWVQFGENEVVLGKRYTPVDRAGLYVPGGRAAYPSTVLMNAIPAKVAGVPRIVMCTPPGPDKTLNPAVLVAAQEAGVTEIYRVGGAQAIAALAYGTPTIPNVHVITGPGNIYVTLAKKLVYGTVGIDSLAGPSEVLVIADSQANPVHVAADLLAQAEHDPLAAAILITPDGNLAKQVVAEVENQLAEHPRRTLTEKAIAHYGVAIVVESLEVAAELSNEFAPEHLELEIAEPWDLLPQIRHAGAIFLGNSTPEAVGDYLAGPNHTLPTSGAARYASALSVEVFMKHSSLIQYSPKALQKVAGAIEVLAQAEGLPSHAESVRLRRENL
- a CDS encoding DNA-directed RNA polymerase subunit gamma; translation: MPKLEQRFDYVKIGLASPDRIRVWGERTLPNGQVVGEVTKPETINYRTLKPEMDGLFCERIFGPAKDWECHCGKYKRVRHRGIVCERCGVEVTESRVRRHRMGYIKLAAPVAHVWYLKGIPSYMSILLDMPLRDVEQIVYFNAYVVLNPGNAENLQYKQLLTEDAWMEIEDRLYSEDTELTGVEVGIGAEALQRLLQDINLESEAESLREEIANSKGQKRAKLIKRLRVIDNFVATGSQAEWMVLSYIPVIPPDLRPMVQLDGGRFATSDLNDLYRRVINRNNRLARLQEILAPEIIIRNEKRMLQEAVDALIDNGRRGRTVVGANNRPLKSLSDIIEGKQGRFRQNLLGKRVDYSGRSVIVVGPKLKIHQCGLPREMAIELFQPFVIHRLIRAGLVNNIKAAKKLIQRNDPSIWDVLEEVIEGHPVMLNRAPTLHRLGIQAFEPILVEGRAIQLHPLVCPAFNADFDGDQMAVHVPLSLEAQAEARLLMLASNNIMSPATGRPIVTPSQDMVLGCYYLTAENPHQQKGAGRHFANLDDAIVAYEQQEVDLHAYVWVRLDPEEWDVEEEALEGKPKVETLADGTVSKTYPYSRVREDADGNVLSLYVYTTPGRIIFNKTIQEALAV
- a CDS encoding universal stress protein translates to MIKTILVALDASNLSESVMASLHELQLENVDKIVLSHVLIEQNPDLERAADRPHGYADNLAYRQIEQQLQAYQEQLPCPSDIEIVTGDPAEEIVRLANIYKANLIVIGNRGLTGLKRILQGSVSSQVLEEAPCSVWVVKPPVG